The genomic segment TCAATGACTAAATGAAAATAAACTCGCCCCTCCTTTCAGTCGGGGCTCAAACATATTTTCATTTGCCCTTCGGCCACGTCATTTTCGCCGTGTGGGTACCCCGCCTGCGAAGTCCAAGGCCGTTTTAAATACAAATACAAAAGAAAAAAAGGACCGGCCTCTTGAAAATTGCCGCCCGGAAATTCAGTGAGTGGAGCGTTAAAAAATTCAGGCTGTTTGAACGAGCGGAGCGAGTGAGTTCCTGAATTTTAGCGACACGAACTGGATTTCAGGCAATTTTCAAGCAGCCTTGAATTTTCTTTTGTTACTTTTCTTTGTTTCAAGACAAAGAAAAGTAAGAGGTCTAAGAATAAGATGAATGGACAAATGTTAAAACATTGAAATATTTCAATATCGAGATCCAACTTCATCCAAACACTCCAAAATAACCTTACAGACTTCCCTGATTTGATTTTCTTCAATGATCAAAGGCGGTGCGATGCGGAATGCAGCGGGGCGAAAAAGAAACTGGTCAACGACTAAACCATTCTGCGCTAACAAATGCACAACCTTATTCGTAATTTCCTCATCACCAAGCTCCACCGCCATCATCAATCCCTTAAACCGTATCTCCTTTATCAGGGGATGATCGTTCAAAAGCTGATAAAAAAGTTCCCCTTTGGATTGTGCCTGCCGGATGAGATCTCCGGATGTCAGCACCTCCAGGCTGGCCAGGGCTGCAGCGCAGCATACCGGGTGCCCGCCGAAGGTGGTGATGTGACCGAGTTCGGGATCACAGGACAGGGATTGCATCACCTCACGTGATGAAACAAAGGCTCCCAGCGGCATCCCGCCGCCCAGGCTCTTGGCCAGGCAAAGGATGTCGGGAACGATGCCTTCGTGCTCCAGGCAGAATAATTTGCCGGTCCGGCCAAAAGCCATCTGGATCTCGTCGTAGACCAGCAGGGCTCCCGTCTGGCTGCATTCCGCCCGGAGTGCCTGCAGGAAACCGGGTACGGGAAGAATGATCCCCGCTTCGGCCTGGATGGGCTCCACCACCACGCAGGCCGTTCGTTCCGAAATGCTGTCCAGATCGGTGATCGAATTGTAGGTCAGCATACGGATATCGGGTAGCAAAGGCCGGAAGGCGTTCCTGAGCGATTCGTGCCCCAGGATGCTCAGCGCTCCCTGCGTGCCGCCGTGGTAAGCATTCCTGAAAGCAATGATCTCCGTTCGGCCGGTGTATCGCTTGGCCAGCTTCAGGGCACCCTCGATGGCCTCGCTGCCGGAATTGACGAAATAGCAGGTCTTCAGGTCCTCAGGTAGCTGGTCGGCGAGCCGTGTGGCGAGCTTTACCTGCGGGGACTGTATGTACTTGCCGTACACCATCAGGTGCATATACTTTCCGAGCTGATCTTCAATGGCTCTTATGACAACGGGATGCCGGTGACCGAGGTTGCTCACGGATATGCCCGAAACCAGGTCGACATACCGTCTGTCCTCCGTATCGTACAGGTAGATGCCCTCCGCCCGTTCGATCTCCAAAGCCAGAGGCCTGCGGGAAGGCAGCCCGACGTGCCGGAAAAATAGTTCGCGCTGGGATATCATGGCGTTCTTTTTTGTAAAAATACGTATCTTCGTTTAAACTAAAGGAGTCAGGATGATTTGTATTAATTTTTACTTTTGTTGCCTTCTTTAAAATTAAAACGTATCCTTAAAAATCAACATCGCTTCTTATGCACGATACATTACTATATTCAGTTTCTCCGGAGGGACAAAAATTCCCTCTCCCTGTCGGATCCGATTACCAATCCGAGTTCTCCCGCCTGGAACAACTGGTCAAAGATGCCCGGGAGGATAACAAGGAGATCGTTGTCGTCATGGGCCTGGGCTTTGTCGGCGTGGTGATGGCCGCCATTGTGGCAAATACCACTGATGCTTCGGGCCGTAAGACCAAATTCGTGATCGGCTGCCAGCGGCCGAGCACGCGTTCCTTCTGGAAGATCCCGATGATCAATAAAGGCATCTCTCCGGTCAAGGCCGAGGATCCCGAAGTGGCCGTGCTGATAGACCATTGCGTCGTTCATGACAAAACCATGAGCGCCACCTTCAACGACGATTGCCTGCAGTTTGCCGACTGCGTGGTGGTTGATGTTCAGTGCGACTTCGTCAAGAAGGAGCTGGGCAACATGCGCACCGGTGAAGCCGACATGACCGCCCTGGAAGACACGATTCGTACCATCGGCAAAAAGATACAACCCGGTTGCCTGGTGTTAATTGAAACCACCGTGGCACCCGGTACGACCGAGTTCGTTGCCTGGCCCATCCTGAAGACAGCGTTCCGTGACCGGGGCCTCAAGGACGTTCCTCTGCTGGCCCACAGCTTTGAGCGGGTGATGCCAGGGAAACATTACGTATCGAGCATCCGTGACTTCTGGCGTGTCTGTTCAGGCTGCGATGACGAGGCCCGTCAGCGCGTTGAGAAGTTCCTTCGTGAGGTGCTCAACACCCGCGACTTTCCCCTGACGGTGATGGACCGTCCCATCGAATCGGAAACCACCAAGATTGTGGAGAATTCCTATCGTGCAACCATTCTCGCTTTCCTGAATGAGTGGAGCCTCTTTGCCGAGCGCAACGGCGTTGACCTGATCAAGGTGATCAATGCGATCAAAATACGCCCAACCCATAGCAACATCATCTTCCCCGGCCCCGGCATCGGAGGCTACTGTCTCCCCAAGGACGGCGGGCTGGGCTATTGGGCCTACGAACACATCCTGGGTTTTGACGATGGTGACAAGATCTTTCGGGTTACACCAACTGCCATTGACATCAACGACACCCGTTCCCTCCACGTGGCCAGTCTTACCCGGGATGCCCTGCGCAACATGGGCCGTCACATCGCCGGACTGAAGGTGCTGCTTTGCGGCGCCAGTTATCGACAGGATGTGGGCGATACACGGTACAGCGGCAGCGAGCTGGTGGTACGCAAGCTCACTGAAATGAACGCTGAGGTTAGCGTCCATGATCCATATGTGGACCACTGGTTTGAGCTCGAAAAGCAAGATGAATACCCGGCATCGGGATCAAGCTGGAAGCGGTTCTTTTTGAACCAGGAAAAGCTGAAGGACATCACCGTCCAGAAGGACCTTCCTGAAGCCTTGAAAGGCGTTGCTGCAGTGATCCTCGCTGTGCCGCACAAACATTACCTTAACCTTAATCCCGATGATATCGTTGCCTGGGCAGGTGGGCCGGTGGCAGTCATTGACGGATTTGGCATTCTGACAGATGCACAGATCAGGCGGTATTTCGAGCTTGGCTGTGAAATTAAAGCGTTAGGGCGGGGGCATGTGGCCAGGATTAAGAGGGGAGTGCTTAAAGGGTAGCGGGAAGCCTGTCATTGCAAAGCGGGAATCACCCGCACCGCATTCCTTACGCGCTCCTCCTGCATCCCTGAAATAATGTAATAATCTACCCCCAATTTGTCAAGTTCCGCCTGGTACAGGCTGAATAAAAATTCCCTCCTGTCGGGATCCTCGCGCTGCGGATCGGGCTCCCACGACAGGTCGGTGTCCATCAGCAGGTAAAGATCGTACCGGTGATGCAGCACCATCTCCTGGATCCACGGATCACACCGCTGGAACTTGTCGATGCTCCATATCTTCAGCACAATGAAATCCGTGTCGCAGAACAAGTAGCGGTTGGCCTTCCTGGCCATCTCCTGCTCAAGACGGTATTGCTCCCGTGCGATGAGCAAAAGATCATCGTAGGAATAGGACCTCCCGAGTGAAGCCAGATACGACCTTGCTGCCTCGGGTACATAGGCTGTATGATAACGCCCGGCAAGCTGCTGCGCCAGCATCGACTTGCCTGTCGACTCGGGACCGGTGATGGAAATGCGCCGCATCATCTGATGTCTGCTGAACGTAGCTTCCGGCGCCACGAAATGAAACCAAGGATGGCAATGACCAGAAAGATCAAAAACTGAAGACTGGAAAAGATGAGCCCCTGGTGGGCGTACAGTGGAATGCAAATGACGTCCCCGATGATCCAGGCAATCCAGTTTTCAACCTTCTTGCGCGCCATGAGCCACATGCCAATGATGAAAATGGCCGTGGTAAAGGCATCAATGCCGGGAACCGTGCTGTCCGTATGGTGCATCAGGACATACCGGAGCAGGAAGAAAAAAATGATCAGCAGGGCCATCATGACCACACCATAAGGAAGGCTGCAACGTGAAATGGCAAGCACCTTTTCATTTGCATCTTTCCTTGTCCAGGCGTACCAGCCATAAACGCTCATCCCAAAATAAAACACGTTGATGCCCATATTGGCGTAAAGGCCGGCATCGTAACACAAGTAGACAAAGATCAGCACATTGATGATGCCGGCAGGGTAGACCAGGATGTTCTCCTTCCGGGCATACCATACGCTGAGGATCCCGAAGATGACGGCAACATACTCGATCCAGCTGGTATCGAGGATATTTTGAGTCAATTCACTGATTATATCGTTCATCTAAGTCTGATCAATGTACCCTGCTCCGGCACCTCTCCACTGCTCGCAGGGGAGGGGACGGGGGAGGGGTATAGGTATTGAAAATTTTCACTACCTTTGATCCATCAAAATTACAATCTTAATTTAAATTCCTCCCCATGAAAAAAACAGGCTTTCTTCTCATGCTTATCGCACTCCTTGTTTTCACTCTCAGCGGATGCCTTACGGTTGAACAGAAAGAGTACACCTTTGAGCTCACGGGCACGAATTCGGGGAAACTTACCATCAAATACATCAACATCATGTCGGTGATGGACGACACCCTGGATGTTTCCGGCGAAGATTTTGAAGGGCTGCTAACCAATTACCTCTACGGTGAGACCATTGAAACGGATTATCCCGATGCAGTACTCGTCGATAAACAGCTGTTCGTGGAAAACGGTGTCCTGTGCGGAAAGCTCGTCATGGAATTCAACGACCTGTCGGCGGTGAAACTGTTCCGCTACAAGTCGGCCGGCCCATTTATGCTGAACATCGGTTCGTTCCTCGATACGGAGACCTTCATTGCTTCCAACGGTGATTTCGGAGGCGACGCTATGCCGGTGGTCTTCTGGCCCGAGGGATTATCCCTGATGACGGTGACTACCGGGGTGACACAGCCCGATGAGACCACCGTCAGTCTGGCGGGGGATTATGAAGCGTGGAAGAAGAACCAATAGGAACTTTTACCACCGCTGTTCAGGTTGCTGCGGTACCCTGGGTGACCGGTCCTCACGGATCTTCCGAAGCAGCTCGTGCTGAAAATCCTTTTCAGCCTGGTACAATTTCAGTACTTTCTTGATCGGAAGAACTTCCTTGAAATGAATGTAATACTCTTTCTGGACATCCAGGAGTTTCTGTGATTTAATGATCTGATTATCAGCGATCTCTGTTGCTTCTTCGTCTGTCAGCGCATCAATGTCCAGGCCCCGGATGTCATAACCTTTGAACATTTCTTTCATGACCATTTCGCGTTTGTCCTGGTATTCGTTGTAAACCGGCCAGAACCGCTCGGCTTCCGCCGGGGTCAGGGATAGCCGGTCCGTCATAAATGCGATCTTGTGTGTCTGTACGACCTCCCGCCTGGTGTCGGGTTTGTCGCTGGTCTGACCGGCAACGGTGACGGTCAGTAAGAATGACGCCAGGCAAAACAGGCCGGGCATTGCGGTTAAAAAGGCTCGTTTCATCTTATTTTATCTGTTGTTGGTTAAGTTTCAGTATGGTTCTTCAATCATCAATTCCTCCGGTGCGTACGCAGAGAGCAGGTACTCTTCGATATCATCGCTAGTCAGTTCGTCAAGCCCTTCCATGGAGAGCATTTCGGCGCTGACTTGCTCTCCCTTTTGGGCGATCCAGTCGTCAAACAGGGATTCGTCCAGGTCCACCAGGTAGCCGTCGAACTCCATCAGCTCCCTTGCGGTGATCTGTTGAAGTTCACTGATCAGCGGCTGTAGGGGTTGAGGTCGCTGTGCAATGTAGGCGATCGTAAATGCGATGAAGATCACGGATGCGGCCAGCGCAACCTTATAGGGCCATTTCCATTCAATGACCGTCCGGATGACATCCCTCCCGGTATCATCTTTTTCGGATATGTTATCCAGTATTTCAGCAGGAAGCCGGTCGAAATAACCTTCCGGGACAGCGAACGGATCTTTTCCGCGCAATCCTTCAAGGAGCGGATACGGATTTTCATCCTTGTCCTCTTTCCTCAAAATGGCCTTGTCTTCTGAATTCTTCATTTCTTTGTTAGACATTGGATCTTCCCCGGGGTTTAATCCTTTTTCAGTGAATCCTCAATTTTTTTTGCAGCAATGTGATAGGAGGCCTTCAGCGCACCAACAGATGTTTTCAGTATTGCCGAAATATCCTCATACGGCATCTCATCGTAATAGCGCATGTTGAACACGAGCCGTTGCCGGGGCGGAAGCTTCATCAACGCTTTTTGCAACTTCAGCTGGATCTGGTCACCGGTAAAAAAGGGATCATCGGCCAGGGATTCGGCTTTTTGCCGGAAGGGCTCCAGCATAGGCAACACCGTTTGCAGCCTTTTTTTCCTAAGGAAGCTAAGGCATTCATTCGTGGCGATCCGGTACAACCAAGTGGACAGGGTGGAATCCTCCCTGAACGTTCCCAGCCCTTTCCACACTTTCATAAAGACCTCCTGCACCAGGTCGTTGGCATCCTCGTGGTCCATCACCATCCGGCGGATATGTCCGTACAGCTGCTTCTGGTACTGCTGCACCAGAAGCGAAAAACCGTAGCGGCTCGTTTGCTGGTTGCGTATAAGAGAAAGAAGCTCGGTATCTGTCATACTCAGTAAGCCTGGTAGATCTTGAGATTCAACGTCACCCCCGGTTCGATCCTGAATTTTTTCTCGATCGTGTAGAGTGTCTGGTTGAGGTACTTTGACCGGAAGATGATCCGGTAACTTCCAGGTTGCAGGACGAGCGATTCCTGCAGTTTGTTTTCTTTCAGTTCATAGATCCACTTCAACTCATTTCCGTCTTCCAGATAGAGGCTTCCGTACCCATTGACGGATTTCGACACGACCAGGATGCCGGGCTGTGGGATCTCCACCTGGGTGTTATGACTTTGCCTGATGGAAACATTTTTGATGTGGATGCGCGGGAGAGAAAGTACTTCCAGGTCATACAGGCCGGTCAGGTAGTTCGATGGGACGCCGAAAGTTTGAATGTTGAGTGTCTGCATATCTCCTGCCTTTCTCACGATGCAGTACAGGTCCTTGATCGTCCGGTCGTTTTTTCCGACCCGCAGATCCAGTGTGCCCTGCGGAGCGTCCAGTGCAATGATCGTATGTTTGCCCGGGGTCAGGTTGATGCTGTCGAGCGTGACCGGGGGAAGCGTGTGGACCACCAGGTTATAGGTCAGCAAAGGGTCAATTCTGACCGTATCGGGAAGACCTTTGTTGTTAATGGTGTGGATGAAGTTATACTTCACCTGCCCTGAAACGTGGTCGTAGAAGGTCATGTTTACGTTGGTTTCCGTCGGGTTGCCCTGCGTGTCGAGCAGGTTGACCTGTGCTGTTGTTGAATTCAGGACCTGTGAGATGACGATGTTCAGGGCACTCTGGAATTCTTCTTCATTGGAGGCATCATAATAGGTCCCCACGCATTCAAAGTCACTCCGGAAATTCCTGCCTATGCCAATGATGAAAGGTTTCATTGCGATGCCATTCTTCTGGAGAGCCTGTGAAACGGCACAGGGATCTCCACCGCACTCTTCAATGCCGTCGGTGATCAGCACGATGATGTTCCTGCAATTATCGCAGGGGTAAAAGTCGTTTTGTGTCTGTTCCAGTGCACGGGCAATGGGTGTGCTTCCTTTTGGAATGAGTGTTTTCAGCACATTGATGATCTTTCCGGCATTATTTTGCCCAAAGGGCACCTCCAGCCTGGTGTCGTCACAATCCTGCGGCGGGTATGGCTTCTGGTGCCCGTAGACACGCAGGGCCATCTCCAGATTCGGGGTGGTCCTCAGGCTGTCGAGGATGTGGATCATCAGTTCACGGGCGATCTTGATCTTTTCAGCGCTTTGCCACTGCCCGTACATGCTCTGGGAAGCGTCAAATACGAACAGTATCCTGGTCGTGGGTTTTGGTAATTCCTGTCCGGGCTGAGTTTGCTGCGGCCAGCACACCATTGCCGAAAGTGTTAAAATAAGAACCAGAACATACCGGGCCAGCTTCATCACAGCAAAATGAGGTTTAATATAATAACGGTCTGCAAATTACAATATTTCGTAGAATGGCAGCAGGGAAGGTATTAAATTTTTCATTCCTCCCCCTCCCTGCCCGCAGGGAGGGGGATTGAGGGGGTGGGTACGACTCGAGGGGGTGGGTAAAATTTTCCTACCTTTGCACCAAACCTGACCTGTATGAATCTTAGATCCCATAACATCCTGTCGCTTTTATTCAGTGCACTCCTGATGGCACTTTCCCAGTCCTCCACCGCCCAAACCACCTGGTTCGCATCACCTTCGGAACAGCACTGGGTGGATTCGGTCCTTTCGACGATGACACCCGGGGAAAAAGTTGCACAGATGATGAGCGTACGGGCTTATTCCAACAGGGATCAGGATCACATCAATGCCATCGCTGACCTTGTGCGCAACTATGGCATCGGAGGGGTGACCTTCTTCCAGGGTGGACCGGTACGGCAGGCCCAGCTCACCAACTTCTACCAGGGAATTTCCCGCATACCGCTGCTCGTCTCACTGGATGCCGAATGGGGACTGGGCATGCGCCTCGACAGCACATTCAGCTTTCCGTATCAGATGACCCTCGGCGCCATGACCACCGAGGAACCCTTAGCTCTTATGGCAGCGGCAATTGCACGGCAGCTGAAAAGCATCGGCGTCCACATGAACCTGGCGCCGGTGGTGGATATCAATAACAACCCCGCCAATCCCGTCATCCATATTCGCTCGTTCGGGGAAGACCGGTCCAATGTCGCGCGGAAAGGCATCGCTTATATGAACGGTCTGCAGGACAACGGCGTCATTGCCGTGGCCAAGCACTTCCCCGGGCACGGGGATACGGACTCCGACTCGCATCACACCCTGCCGGTCATACCTCATACCCGGCAGCGGCTCGATACGGTGGAATTGTACCCATTTCGCGAACTGATACACCACGGCCTGGAGGGAACAATGGTTGCCCACCTTTCCATTCCGCAGATCGACACATCATCGGGGATTCCATCTACACTTTCTGAAAAGATCGTTACCGGCTTATTACGTAATTCTCTTACATTTAACGGATTGATCCTGACAGATGCCATGGATATGAAAGGTGTCACCGGCGCTTTTCCGGGTGGGGAGGTGGAACTGAAGGCACTTCAGGCAGGCAACGACCTGCTGGTGCTGCCTGCTGATGTGCCCCTGGCCATCAGCCGAATCCTGAAGGCTCTCAAGGATGGCGAGGTAACGCTGGAAATGATCGAGGGACACTGCAGGAAGATCCTGCAGTACAAGTACAGGGCAGGACTCAGCCAATATCAGCCTTTAGTCATCACAGGACTGAACGACCGGTTGAACGGCCCTGAGAACGTAATGATCGAACGGGCCGTTTACAGAGAAGGGGTCACTCTTGTCTGGGATCCCGATACAATGCTTCCACTGAACAATCTCAGCGATCTTCACCTGGCTTCCCTGAGCATCGGCGCTTCCAGGATCACCGCTTTCCAACGGATGATGGATCACTATGCGGATGTGGAACATTTTGTCCTTCCGGAAGGTTCAGCTCTCTCGCTGAATGATCCGCTCATACGCAACCTGCCTACCTGCGACGCGGTCATCGTCGGACTGCATAACCTGTCGGCCTGGAACAAGAACCTTACTAATCAGGTACTTACTGTCCTTCAGACCCTAACCAAAAGAAAACCGGTCATTCTGGTCGTATTTGGTCATCCGTACTATTTATCTTCTGTCAGGGATCTCGATAACATTTCGGGTATGATTGTGGCTTATCAGGACGGAATCGCCGCACAGGAGATCACAGCGCAGATGATCTTTGGCAGCCTGCCGTTCAGGGGTAAGTTGCCGGTCTCTGCTTCAGGACAATTCCCTGTCCAGACCGGACTGAGCACGGCTGCGAACGGCAAGATAACGTATGTTGAACCTGAGGAACTGGGCATTGACCTGGACACGCTGCGCAGGATTGACTCTGTATTGGCACAGGCGATCCGGGAAAAGGTATTCCCCGGTTGCCAGGTACTCGCGATGAAAGACGGGAAGGTGTTCTACGACAAATGTTTTGGATACCACACGTATGATGGCGACCGTAAGGTGCAGCCGACGGATCTTTATGACCTTGCCTCACTGACCAAACCTCTGGCAACGACCCTGGCGGTCATGAAACTCTACCAGGAGGGCAAGATCGACATTGACCATATGCTGGGAGAGTACCTGCCCTATTTGAGGGGTACGGATAAGAGCCAGATCATCATTCGTGATGTGATGGCACACCAGGCACAATTCGTTCCCTGGATACCGTTCTACAGAAGCCTTCTGAAGGACGGGCTGCCCGATACCAGCGTTTTCAGCCATACGATCTCGGAAGAGTTTCCCGTACGGGTCTGTGAGGGACTTTACATCCACAGGGACTATTCCAATATGATCTTTGATTCGATTGTCAGGTCAGACCTGCTGAAAAGTCAAGGCTACAAGTACAGTGACCTGGGTTTTTATCTTCTGTTCCAGATCATTGAGAACGTGACGAACATACCGTTTGAGGATTATGTAGACCGGTATTTCTATGCGCCGCTGGAACTTTCGACGATGACCTTTCGTCCAAGGGACCGGTTCCCGCTCTCCCGAATCGTTCCGACCGAGTTCGACAGGGAGTTCCGGCACTGCCTGGTGCACGGTGATGTTCACGATCAGGGTGCGGCTCTGTTGGGTGGCGTTTCGGGCCACGCAGGATTGTTTTCCAATGCCAGTGACCTGGCTGTCATCCTTCAGATGCTTCTTCAGAAAGGCGAGTACGGAGGGAAAAGATACCTTGATGCGGAGGTCATCGAGGAATTCACCCGTTATCAGTTCCCTTTGAACAATAACAGGCGGGGACTTGGATTCGATAAACCGGAAACTGACAGGCTTACAAACGGTCCGGCGTGCCCGAGCACTTCGGATAGTAGTTTTGGCCATTCAGGATTCACCGGTACCTATATCTGGGCTGATCCTGAGAATAACCTGGCCTATGTATTCCTGTCAAACCGCGTGTATCCTGATATCTCCAACAACAAACTGATTGATCAACAGTTACGTACAGGGATTCACGAGCTCTTTTACCATTCTCTTCCCAGGAAGGATCAATGATTTTTGTGCCTTTGTGCCTCAGCGGTGAAAAATAAGTTGAATGCCTAGTTGTAAAGGTTCCCCTGGTCATCCTCCTTATCCTCCAGCAGCGGCACGAACCTGAAATATCCGTGGTCTTCCGTTTTGTAACTGCCATCGGGAGCCTTGATGATCCTTGTCATGATCTGCACATCGGAGTTTCCCAGGGGCAGGACCAGGATCCCGCCGACGGTGAGCTGAGTGATGAGAGCGTCGGGAACATAGGGGGCTGCGGCGGTGATCAGTATCTTATTGAAAGGAGCATAGGCCGGCAAACCTTTATAGCCGTCACCATAAAAGACCTTGACATGCGTACAGCCGATGGTTGGCAGGAAGGCCTTGGTTTTCAGGTACAGGCTCTTGATGCGTTCGATGGAATAAACACGTCCCCCCATTTTTGACAGGATCCAGGCCTGGTAACCCGAACCGGTACCAATTTCCAGTATTTTGTCTCCTTTGCGGACGTCGAGTAATTCGGTCTGGAAGGCTACGGTATAGGGTTGAGAGATCGTCTGCCCTGCACCGATGGGGAACGGTTTATCATCATAGGCAAAGGAGTGAAAAGAGGAATCAAAGAAAAAATGACGGGGGACGCTTTCCATGGCCTGCAGCACTCTTTCATCACGTATTCCCTTGCGCCGAATAAGTTCGATCAGTTGTTTGCGCAGTCCCTGGTGCTTGAAGGAATCGATCATAACCGGGCAGGATTGACATTTTTTGGGCGAATTTACTAATTTCAAGGAGCAAAAAGGTACATTTGTAAAAAATTATAAACATGCTGAAGATTGGTGTTCTGGGTGCCGGACATCTTGGGAAGATCCACCTGAAGTGTATCCGTGAGATTGATAAGTATGATCTGCTGGGATTTTATGACCCGGATGAGTCGAATGCGAAAGAAGTTGCCGGGGAGTTTCAAGTTAAGCCGTATATGTCGCTGGAGGAATTGATCGCGCAGTCGGATGTCATTGACATTGTCACGCCCACGGTCAGTCATTTTCAGTGTGCTTCCCTGGCGCTGAAGCAATCCAAACATGTTTTCATTGAAAAACCGGTCGTGACCACTCCGTGGGAAGCCATGGAGCTGATCAAAATAGCCCGGGAGGCCAATGTCAAAGTGCAGGTGGGTCACGTTGAACGCTTCAATCCTGCTTTCCTGGCGGCCCGCCCATTCATCCAGAGCCCTATGTT from the Bacteroidales bacterium genome contains:
- a CDS encoding RNA polymerase sigma factor, coding for MTDTELLSLIRNQQTSRYGFSLLVQQYQKQLYGHIRRMVMDHEDANDLVQEVFMKVWKGLGTFREDSTLSTWLYRIATNECLSFLRKKRLQTVLPMLEPFRQKAESLADDPFFTGDQIQLKLQKALMKLPPRQRLVFNMRYYDEMPYEDISAILKTSVGALKASYHIAAKKIEDSLKKD
- a CDS encoding aspartate aminotransferase family protein; protein product: MISQRELFFRHVGLPSRRPLALEIERAEGIYLYDTEDRRYVDLVSGISVSNLGHRHPVVIRAIEDQLGKYMHLMVYGKYIQSPQVKLATRLADQLPEDLKTCYFVNSGSEAIEGALKLAKRYTGRTEIIAFRNAYHGGTQGALSILGHESLRNAFRPLLPDIRMLTYNSITDLDSISERTACVVVEPIQAEAGIILPVPGFLQALRAECSQTGALLVYDEIQMAFGRTGKLFCLEHEGIVPDILCLAKSLGGGMPLGAFVSSREVMQSLSCDPELGHITTFGGHPVCCAAALASLEVLTSGDLIRQAQSKGELFYQLLNDHPLIKEIRFKGLMMAVELGDEEITNKVVHLLAQNGLVVDQFLFRPAAFRIAPPLIIEENQIREVCKVILECLDEVGSRY
- a CDS encoding glycoside hydrolase family 3 N-terminal domain-containing protein, producing MNLRSHNILSLLFSALLMALSQSSTAQTTWFASPSEQHWVDSVLSTMTPGEKVAQMMSVRAYSNRDQDHINAIADLVRNYGIGGVTFFQGGPVRQAQLTNFYQGISRIPLLVSLDAEWGLGMRLDSTFSFPYQMTLGAMTTEEPLALMAAAIARQLKSIGVHMNLAPVVDINNNPANPVIHIRSFGEDRSNVARKGIAYMNGLQDNGVIAVAKHFPGHGDTDSDSHHTLPVIPHTRQRLDTVELYPFRELIHHGLEGTMVAHLSIPQIDTSSGIPSTLSEKIVTGLLRNSLTFNGLILTDAMDMKGVTGAFPGGEVELKALQAGNDLLVLPADVPLAISRILKALKDGEVTLEMIEGHCRKILQYKYRAGLSQYQPLVITGLNDRLNGPENVMIERAVYREGVTLVWDPDTMLPLNNLSDLHLASLSIGASRITAFQRMMDHYADVEHFVLPEGSALSLNDPLIRNLPTCDAVIVGLHNLSAWNKNLTNQVLTVLQTLTKRKPVILVVFGHPYYLSSVRDLDNISGMIVAYQDGIAAQEITAQMIFGSLPFRGKLPVSASGQFPVQTGLSTAANGKITYVEPEELGIDLDTLRRIDSVLAQAIREKVFPGCQVLAMKDGKVFYDKCFGYHTYDGDRKVQPTDLYDLASLTKPLATTLAVMKLYQEGKIDIDHMLGEYLPYLRGTDKSQIIIRDVMAHQAQFVPWIPFYRSLLKDGLPDTSVFSHTISEEFPVRVCEGLYIHRDYSNMIFDSIVRSDLLKSQGYKYSDLGFYLLFQIIENVTNIPFEDYVDRYFYAPLELSTMTFRPRDRFPLSRIVPTEFDREFRHCLVHGDVHDQGAALLGGVSGHAGLFSNASDLAVILQMLLQKGEYGGKRYLDAEVIEEFTRYQFPLNNNRRGLGFDKPETDRLTNGPACPSTSDSSFGHSGFTGTYIWADPENNLAYVFLSNRVYPDISNNKLIDQQLRTGIHELFYHSLPRKDQ
- a CDS encoding UDP binding domain-containing protein; translation: MHDTLLYSVSPEGQKFPLPVGSDYQSEFSRLEQLVKDAREDNKEIVVVMGLGFVGVVMAAIVANTTDASGRKTKFVIGCQRPSTRSFWKIPMINKGISPVKAEDPEVAVLIDHCVVHDKTMSATFNDDCLQFADCVVVDVQCDFVKKELGNMRTGEADMTALEDTIRTIGKKIQPGCLVLIETTVAPGTTEFVAWPILKTAFRDRGLKDVPLLAHSFERVMPGKHYVSSIRDFWRVCSGCDDEARQRVEKFLREVLNTRDFPLTVMDRPIESETTKIVENSYRATILAFLNEWSLFAERNGVDLIKVINAIKIRPTHSNIIFPGPGIGGYCLPKDGGLGYWAYEHILGFDDGDKIFRVTPTAIDINDTRSLHVASLTRDALRNMGRHIAGLKVLLCGASYRQDVGDTRYSGSELVVRKLTEMNAEVSVHDPYVDHWFELEKQDEYPASGSSWKRFFLNQEKLKDITVQKDLPEALKGVAAVILAVPHKHYLNLNPDDIVAWAGGPVAVIDGFGILTDAQIRRYFELGCEIKALGRGHVARIKRGVLKG
- a CDS encoding VWA domain-containing protein, whose translation is MKLARYVLVLILTLSAMVCWPQQTQPGQELPKPTTRILFVFDASQSMYGQWQSAEKIKIARELMIHILDSLRTTPNLEMALRVYGHQKPYPPQDCDDTRLEVPFGQNNAGKIINVLKTLIPKGSTPIARALEQTQNDFYPCDNCRNIIVLITDGIEECGGDPCAVSQALQKNGIAMKPFIIGIGRNFRSDFECVGTYYDASNEEEFQSALNIVISQVLNSTTAQVNLLDTQGNPTETNVNMTFYDHVSGQVKYNFIHTINNKGLPDTVRIDPLLTYNLVVHTLPPVTLDSINLTPGKHTIIALDAPQGTLDLRVGKNDRTIKDLYCIVRKAGDMQTLNIQTFGVPSNYLTGLYDLEVLSLPRIHIKNVSIRQSHNTQVEIPQPGILVVSKSVNGYGSLYLEDGNELKWIYELKENKLQESLVLQPGSYRIIFRSKYLNQTLYTIEKKFRIEPGVTLNLKIYQAY
- the pnuC gene encoding nicotinamide riboside transporter PnuC — protein: MNDIISELTQNILDTSWIEYVAVIFGILSVWYARKENILVYPAGIINVLIFVYLCYDAGLYANMGINVFYFGMSVYGWYAWTRKDANEKVLAISRCSLPYGVVMMALLIIFFFLLRYVLMHHTDSTVPGIDAFTTAIFIIGMWLMARKKVENWIAWIIGDVICIPLYAHQGLIFSSLQFLIFLVIAILGFISWRRKLRSADIR
- a CDS encoding ATP-binding protein, whose translation is MMRRISITGPESTGKSMLAQQLAGRYHTAYVPEAARSYLASLGRSYSYDDLLLIAREQYRLEQEMARKANRYLFCDTDFIVLKIWSIDKFQRCDPWIQEMVLHHRYDLYLLMDTDLSWEPDPQREDPDRREFLFSLYQAELDKLGVDYYIISGMQEERVRNAVRVIPALQ